One stretch of Gambusia affinis linkage group LG05, SWU_Gaff_1.0, whole genome shotgun sequence DNA includes these proteins:
- the zfpm2a gene encoding zinc finger protein ZFPM2a isoform X5: MMEGEELVAFAVDFDSRLQAVNHMSLSEGMYPARLLDSIQLLPQQAAMASILPTAIVNKDIFPCKACGIWFRSERNLQAHLMYYCSGRQRETETVVEDGDGGPHQTPSVCPFPQCNKSFSGARALEIHLSTSHSGVKMEESLPPGTSLKCTICNYTADSLITFQHHIMSHLSQAAFRCNHCHISFQSHRELLQHQDLHGHGGKLHREGDGTEHSPRGPEDSLQQQQQGRAELANKKDALMGSPKGALSKEAATDGEADKAEKKPMLSAQKGEAHPGSKASFSYTRIKSEPSSPRLASSPVQHNMPTFPMGPFLSQFAFSQDISVVPQASEILAKMSELVHRRLRHGGNSYPPVIYSPLMPKGATCFECNITFSNLDNYLVHKKHYCNSRWQHMTKSPDFSALSEKVPEAVSPNSGHSSVSLLAGCHPTEADSHLMQSACMNSNVLDMINAGGKAPDKDLAGQVKKVSTPTGAEERLNGKQLEGKSPSTGLVENDNDPNKTTCEACNITFSRHETYMVHKQYYCATRHDPPMKRMSANKVPSMQRTMRTRKRRKMYEMCLPDQDPQRIPMGQPGFLGVPPMNPCTSQEAVESLADRFHPRCDIFPGMVPKHLEASLTVTKSILPPKCNAAEQQELDAPIDLSKKCSPVPDKTCSSPKRLLDYHECAVCKISFNKVENYLAHKQNFCPATAAATAAAAAAAQQQQQQQHNESGALESALFPDVKSEGNNSPDDGYDKNPGKCEKNGNGKVVVQNGGMFPPHLAPVPGLKPFTEPQLIPSKDENKNMFLPHCLYPGAIKKVKGPEQISPYFGIKPTDYVAGGPVMQGEATEQEQSINGGGETVTTREQAPQPTANGCLHPGKEPLPLLPKNRGMVIVNGGHKPEERSGTAPQQQQENQPQSDSQPSNPSPTWGVENQADSNENMSPSSKSPGEEAAAPTANKGVNGSGSGKYCRLCDIQFNNLSNFITHKKFYCSSHAAEHVK; encoded by the exons ATGATGGAGGGCGAGGAGCTGGTGGCGTTCGCCGTGGACTTCGACTCGCGCCTGCAGGCCGTCAACCACATGTCTCTGAGCGAGGGCATGTACCCGGCCCGGCTGCTGGACAGCATCCAGCTCCTGCCGCAGCAGGCCGCCATGGCCTCCATCCTGCCCACCGCCATCGTCAACA AAGACATTTTCCCCTGCAAGGCGTGTGGAATCTGGTTCCGGAGCGAGAGGAACCTGCAGGCTCATCTGATGTACTACTGCAGCGGGCGGCAGCGGGAGACGGAGACGGTGGTGGAGGACGGTGACGGCGGGCCCCACCAGACCCCCAGCGTCTGCCCCTTCCCTCAGTGCAACAAGAGCTTCTCTGGAGCCAGGGCCCTGGAGATCCATCTAAGCACCTCGCACAGCG GTGTCAAAATGGAAGAGAGCCTCCCTCCTGGCACCAGCTTGAAATGCACAATCTGTAACTACACGGCAGACTCTCTTATTACATTCCAGCATCACATCATGTCTCACCTGTCACAGGCGGCCTTCAGATGCAATCACTGCCATATCAGCTTCCAGAGCCACAGGGAACTCTTACAGCATCAGGACTTACATGGGCACGGCGGCAAACTTCACAGGGAAGGCGACGGCACCGAGCATTCCCCCAGGGGTCCGGAGGacagcctgcagcagcagcagcagggccGTGCAGAGCTGGCCAACAAGAAGGACGCTCTGATGGGAAGTCCCAAAGGGGCCCTCAGCAAGGAGGCGGCCACAGACGGAGAGGCTGACAAGGCTGAGAAGAAGCCCATGCTGTCTGCTCAGAAGGGAGAGGCCCACCCGGGCAGCAAAGCCAGTTTTTCTTACACCAGGATCAAGTCAGAGCCCTCCAGCCCCCGACTGGCCTCCTCCCCCGTGCAACATAACATGCCTACGTTTCCCATGGGCCCCTTCTTGTCTCAGTTTGCCTTCTCCCAGGACATTTCCGTCGTCCCGCAGGCTTCGGAGATTCTGGCGAAGATGTCAGAGCTGGTCCATCGGAGACTGCGCCACGGCGGGAACAGCTACCCGCCTGTCATCTACAGTCCCCTGATGCCCAAGGGGGCCACCTGCTTCGAATGCAACATCACCTTCAGCAACCTGGACAACTACCTTGTCCACAAAAAGCACTACTGCAACAGCCGCTGGCAGCACATGACCAAGTCGCCGGACTTCTCGGCGCTTTCCGAGAAGGTTCCAGAAGCGGTGAGCCCCAACAGCGGTCACAGTTCTGTGAGCCTGCTGGCCGGCTGCCACCCGACAGAGGCCGACAGCCACCTCATGCAGTCTGCGTGTATGAACTCCAACGTGTTGGACATGATCAACGCGGGGGGGAAAGCCCCCGACAAGGATCTAGCGGGGCAGGTGAAGAAGGTGTCGACCCCGACCGGGGCAGAGGAGCGGCTCAACGGGAAGCAACTGGAAGGGAAGAGCCCGAGCACGGGGTTGGTGGAAAATGACAATGATCCCAACAAGACCACCTGTGAAGCCTGCAACATCACCTTCAGCCGTCACGAGACTTACATGGTCCACAAGCAGTACTACTGTGCCACCCGCCACGACCCCCCCATGAAACGGATGTCCGCTAACAAGGTGCCCTCCATGCAGAGGACCATGAGAACCCGCAAGCGCAGGAAGATGTACGAGATGTGTCTCCCGGATCAGGACCCCCAGAGGATCCCTATGGGGCAGCCGGGTTTTCTTGGCGTTCCTCCGATGAACCCTTGCACTTCTCAGGAGGCCGTGGAGAGTCTGGCCGACCGCTTTCACCCCCGCTGCGACATCTTCCCCGGCATGGTACCCAAACACCTGGAGGCCTCTCTGACTGTCACTAAGTCCATTCTGCCTCCCAAATGCAACGCTGCGGAGCAGCAGGAGCTGGACGCACCCATTGATCTCAGCAAAAAGTGTTCACCGGTCCCCGACAAGACATGTAGCTCTCCCAAAAGACTCTTGGACTATCACGAATGTGCAGTGTGCAAGATAAGTTTCAACAAAGTGGAGAACTACCTGGCACACAAACAGAACTTTTGCCCTGCGACAGCTGCTGCcacggctgctgctgctgccgcggctcaacaacaacagcagcagcagcacaatgaGAGCGGCGCCTTGGAGTCTGCTCTGTTCCCAGATGTGAAGAGCGAAGGGAATAACAGCCCAGATGACGGGTACGATAAGAACCCTGGCAAATGCGAGAAGAACGGGAATGGGAAGGTGGTGGTGCAGAATGGAGGCATGTTCCCCCCTCACCTGGCGCCCGTGCCGGGACTTAAGCCTTTCACTGAGCCTCAGCTCATCCCATCAAAAGACGAGAACAAGAATATGTTTCTGCCCCACTGCCTTTATCCAGGAGCAATAAAGAAGGTGAAAGGTCCCGAGCAAATATCGCCGTATTTTGGGATAAAGCCGACAGATTACGTGGCAGGGGGGCCGGTGATGCAGGGAGAGGCGACCGAACAGGAACAGAGCATCAAcggaggaggagagacggtCACAACCAGAGAGCAGGCTCCACAACCTACAGCAAATGGCTGCCTCCACCCCGGCAAGGAACCCCTTCCCCTCCTGCCCAAAAACCGGGGCATGGTCATCGTCAACGGGGGGCACAAGCCAGAGGAGCGATCCGGCACGgctccacagcagcagcaggagaaccAGCCGCAGTCAGACAGCCAGCCTTCCAATCCCTCGCCCACGTGGGGCGTGGAAAACCAGGCCGACTCCAACGAGAACATGTCCCCGTCCTCCAAGTCCCCCGGCGAGGAGGCGGCGGCGCCGACGGCCAACAAAGGCGTGAACGGCTCGGGGAGCGGCAAATACTGCCGCCTGTGTGACATCCAGTTCAACAACCTATCAAACTTTATTACCCATAAGAAGTTTTACTGTTCATCACATGCTGCAGAGCATGTAAAATAA